From a region of the Halomicrobium mukohataei DSM 12286 genome:
- the sod gene encoding superoxide dismutase yields MSEHELPPLPYDYDALEPHISEQVLTWHHDTHHQGYVNGWNAAEETLEANREAGDFSSSSGALRNVTHNGSGHVLHDLFWQSMSPTGGDEPSGALADRIEEDFGSYEAWKGEFEAAASAAGGWALLVYDSFSNQLRNVVVDKHDQGALWGSHPVLALDVWEHSYYHDYGPARGEFVDNFFEVVDWEEPSQRYEQVVEQFE; encoded by the coding sequence ATGAGCGAACACGAACTGCCGCCGCTGCCGTACGACTACGACGCACTCGAACCACACATCAGCGAACAGGTCCTGACCTGGCACCACGACACCCACCATCAGGGCTACGTCAACGGCTGGAACGCCGCCGAAGAGACGCTCGAAGCGAACCGCGAGGCGGGCGACTTCTCCTCCTCGTCGGGCGCACTCCGGAACGTCACGCACAACGGCTCCGGGCACGTCCTCCACGACCTGTTCTGGCAGTCCATGAGCCCGACCGGCGGCGACGAGCCCTCGGGCGCGCTGGCCGACCGGATCGAGGAGGACTTCGGCTCCTACGAGGCCTGGAAAGGCGAGTTCGAGGCCGCCGCCTCGGCCGCCGGTGGCTGGGCGCTGCTGGTGTACGACTCGTTCAGCAACCAGCTCCGGAACGTCGTCGTCGACAAGCACGACCAGGGCGCACTCTGGGGGAGCCACCCCGTCCTCGCGCTGGACGTGTGGGAACACTCCTACTACCACGACTACGGACCCGCCCGCGGCGAGTTCGTCGACAACTTCTTCGAAGTCGTCGACTGGGAAGAGCCCAGCCAGCGCTACGAACAGGTCGTCG